In Primulina huaijiensis isolate GDHJ02 chromosome 16, ASM1229523v2, whole genome shotgun sequence, a single genomic region encodes these proteins:
- the LOC140960837 gene encoding LOW QUALITY PROTEIN: NDR1/HIN1-like protein 12 (The sequence of the model RefSeq protein was modified relative to this genomic sequence to represent the inferred CDS: deleted 1 base in 1 codon) — protein sequence MPKSGHFHRTTPHTTKPLIWCVAVICVILAVAVIIAGVVLFIGYIAVRPKVPQISVTSAQLDAIYFDQASLLTVQVTIVINSENHNAKASSVFYGTRFGLSFRGQNIACLVADAYGLGPNKTTEFNYVSQSTPIPLNPDEAEALNWSLKRNIINFELKGNTKTRWRVGLIGSVKFWLHLNCMLELPVNGTQIFPRCSSRSQ from the exons ATGCCAAAATCGGGCCACTTCCACCGAACCACCCCACACACCACAAAACCCTTAATCTGGTGCGTTGCCGTAATCTGCGTCATACTCGCAGTCGCCGTGATCATAGCCGGAGTAGTTCTATTCATCGGCTACATTGCTGTCAGACCGAAGGTCCCACAAATAAGCGTAACCAGCGCACAGCTTGACGCCATATACTTCGACCAAGCCAGCTTGCTGACGGTGCAGGTAACCATAGTGATAAATTCAGAAAACCATAACGCTAAAGCCAGT TCCGTTTTTTACGGGACGAGATTCGGGTTGAGTTTCCGGGGCCAGAATATAGCGTGTTTGGTGGCGGATGCGTATGGTTTGGGCCCGAATAAGACAACGGAGTTCAATTATGTTTCACAGTCGACTCCGATTCCGTTGAATCCAGATGAAGCGGAGGCTTTGAACTGGTCGTTGAAGcgaaatattattaattttgagcTGAAAGGGAACACGAAAACGAGATGGAGAGTAGGGTTGATTGGTTCGGTGAAATTCTGGTTGCATTTGAATTGCATGCTGGAGTTGCCTGTGAATGGGACTCAGATATTCCCACGTTGTAGCTCTAGGTCTCAATGA
- the LOC140961830 gene encoding abscisic acid 8'-hydroxylase CYP707A2-like produces the protein MESITFCYVFATLIFSYLLLNQILRFWSFGKVKSQLPPGTMGWPYIGETLQMYSQNPNTFFASKIKKYGSIFKTHILGCNCVMISSPEAARLVLVSKSHLFKPTFPASKERMLGKQALFFHQGEYHTKLRKLVLRAFMPEAIKNIVPEIESVAMSSLKSWDGKSITTYQEMKTYTFNVAMLSILGEDEVLYREDLTRCYHILEKGYNSMPINLPGTLFHKSMKARKELAQILAKIISLRRETKRDHTDLLGTFMADTEGLTDEQIADNVIGVIFSGRDTTASVLTWILKYLGENPSVLQAVTEEQEGIMKSKEERGEEKALKWADTKKMPITTRVIQETLRVASILSFTFREAVEDVEFDGYLIPKGWKVLPLFRNIHHNPENFPEPEKFQPSRFEVAPKPNTFMPFGNGIHSCPGNELAKLEILILVHHLTTKYRCCIVGPHNGIQYGPFALPQNGLPIRISLKSPTRT, from the exons ATGGAATCCATCACATTTTGTTACGTATTCGCGACCTTGATTTTCTCGTACTTGCTCCTGAATCAAATCCTCAGATTCTGGTCTTTTGGCAAAGTAAAATCGCAGCTTCCGCCGGGGACCATGGGCTGGCCTTATATTGGTGAAACCTTACAAATGTACTCCCAAAACCCCAACACTTTCTTTGCGTCAAAAATCAAGAA gtatggctccatattcAAGACTCACATTTTGGGGTGCAATTGTGTGATGATTTCAAGCCCGGAGGCGGCCAGACTTGTGCTAGTTTCAAAATCCCATCTCTTTAAGCCCACATTTCCTGCTAGCAAAGAGAGGATGTTGGGCAAACAAGCCTTGTTCTTTCACCAGGGAGAGTACCATACCAAGCTGAGGAAGCTTGTTCTACGAGCATTCATGCCCGAAGCGATCAAAAACATCGTCCCGGAAATCGAATCGGTTGCGATGAGCAGTTTGAAATCATGGGACGGCAAATCGATCACCACTTACCAAGAAATGAAAACG TACACATTCAATGTGGCAATGCTTTCGATTCTTGGGGAAGATGAAGTTCTGTACAGAGAAGATCTCACGAGATGCTACCACATTCTTGAAAAGGGATACAATTCAATGCCGATCAATCTCCCCGGAACCCTTTTTCACAAGTCAATGAAAGCTAGGAAGGAATTGGCACAAATCTTGGCCAAAATCATCTCACTCAGGAGGGAAACGAAACGTGATCACACCGATTTGCTCGGTACTTTCATGGCAGATACCGAAGGCCTAACCGATGAACAAATCGCAGACAATGTTATCGGCGTGATTTTTTCGGGTCGCGACACTACAGCTAGTGTGTTAACTtggattttgaaatatcttggtGAAAACCCAAGTGTTCTGCAAGCTGTCACT GAAGAGCAAGAGGGCATAATGAAGTCAAAAGAAGAGCGCGGTGAGGAGAAAGCTTTGAAATGGGCGGACACCAAGAAAATGCCAATCACCACAAGGGTGATTCAAGAAACACTGAGAGTGGCATCCATCTTGTCTTTTACTTTTCGGGAGGCTGTCGAAGATGTAGAATTTGATG GTTATCTGATTCCAAAAGGATGGAAAGTGTTGCCCCTCTTCAGAAATATTCACCACAATCCTGAGAATTTCCCAGAGCCAGAGAAATTTCAACCTTCAAGATTTGAG GTCGCGCCAAAGCCCAATACGTTCATGCCATTTGGCAATGGGATTCACTCCTGCCCAGGGAATGAGTTAGCCAAGCTAGAGATTTTAATCCTCGTGCACCATCTCACCACAAAATACAGGTGTTGTATAGTGGGCCCACACAATGGAATCCAATATGGGCCCTTTGCCCTTCCTCAAAATGGGTTACCCATTAGGATCTCTCTCAAAAGCCCAACCCGGACATGA
- the LOC140961119 gene encoding probable receptor-like protein kinase At1g49730 encodes MWFLGFSTSSRRSYLIAGAITLVIVLTIILRKWVVYLESRDDKSSNDVAGKSDQKCKDQITQQIISCKIKNYSIRTYSLEELKVATSDFRTRVGVGATSYVYLAELGDGRFGAVKRVMQERGGSQKMFLDEVSVLLRISHPNLVCLMGFCLEKGEQLLLLEYVPRNSLFDRMHTHQGQSSGILSWSNRLSIALDIAYALDYLHSVADPPVIHRDIKSSNVLLIDDSRAKLADFGLCKLGNDPQTAHTPIAVKGSLGYVDTNYLNTGIVSPKSDVYSFGVLLLELITGLRSLQGSFTLAEWTHECRKNCDHDVEMLMKMMDPKLKGNVDAEQLRVLVEVANLALASNSETRPDMAHIAYRISTCIGIKDRRELAVL; translated from the exons ATGTGGTTTCTTGGTTTCTCCACATCCAGTAGAAGAAGCTATTTGATCGCTGGTGCAATAACACTGGTCATCGTTCTCACGATCATTTTAAGAAAATGGGTTGTGTATTTAGAGTCCCGAGATGATAAATCTTCAAACGATGTAGCGGGAAAAAGCGATCAGAAGTGTAAAGATCAGATCACACAACAAATCATTAGctgtaaaataaaaaactattCGATCAGGACATATTCACTAGAGGAACTAAAGGTGGCCACGAGTGATTTCCGGACTCGGGTCGGGGTCGGAGCGACATCGTATGTGTACCTTGCAGAGCTTGGAGATGGAAGATTTGGTGCAGTGAAAAGGGTGATGCAGGAGAGGGGTGGCAGCCAGAAGATGTTCTTGGATGAAGTCTCCGTTTTGCTTAGGATTTCTCACCCCAATTTGGTGTGCCTGATGGGATTTTGCTTGGAAAAAG GAGAGCAACTTCTACTCCTGGAATACGTCCCAAGAAACAGCCTATTCGACCGAATGCATACCCACCAAGGCCAATCTTCCGGCATCCTAAGCTGGTCCAATCGCCTCAGCATCGCCCTCGACATCGCTTACGCCCTCGACTATCTCCACTCCGTCGCCGATCCTCCTGTCATCCACAGAGACATCAAGTCGTCCAACGTCCTACTGATTGATGACAGCCGCGCCAAACTAGCGGATTTCGGGCTCTGCAAGCTCGGAAATGACCCACAAACCGCCCATACACCAATCGCGGTAAAGGGTTCCCTCGGCTATGTCGACACAAATTATCTAAATACCGGAATTGTATCGCCGAAGAGCGACGTTTATAGCTTCGGGGTCTTACTTCTCGAGCTGATCACCGGGTTGAGATCGTTGCAGGGCTCGTTTACATTGGCTGAATGGACCCATGAGTGTCGGAAGAATTGTGATCATGATGTAGAAATGTTGATGAAAATGATGGATCCAAAACTTAAAGGCAACGTGGATGCGGAACAGTTGCGGGTTTTAGTGGAAGTTGCGAATCTTGCTCTGGCTTCGAACTCGGAAACGAGGCCGGATATGGCACATATTGCTTACAGGATTTCGACGTGTATTGGGATTAAAGATCGACGGGAGTTGGCAGTACTTTAG
- the LOC140960828 gene encoding pentatricopeptide repeat-containing protein At4g19220, mitochondrial: protein MCEVCKLTNMRWSVGKFHTKFPTLVRTESLDTIFFKNTSFTQLQKIYPIFFQFIRFSLYSSCAFPQEICDHAISPIETSPVSSGRGTTLYDVSQLVDKMTHRRQKRSDYPLLRDVFKIVQIVTMNPSAVNAALVHALALKQGALADLPFATSVLTAYSRAKDFRSSLGLFGEILDKDVVFWNAMITACTENKCFGTAEDFFKKMVGEGYGYDLTTLVVVMTVLSNLRSSIKGQIVHGFSVKTGMLKDLVFSNALIDMYAKCGDLESSECIFAGIECKDIVSWNTIISGCLHNNCPYEALRYLRHMITSKNEVDSVTISCSMAACTCLREFDVGLTIHGWGFKLGYAESNHVSVANSLISFYFQFRDICAAIYVFKGMVIKNVVSWNAMIKGFLLIGEVGEAFNFLHVMQFVGSTQPDIATMVTIIPFCAELFLLREGKAVHGFTIRREMVSEFSVINSLINMYSKNNHVIEAEYLFMNMPQKDLVAWNTMIFGYALNGQPYQAQTLFKKMLVCCSKCTLPTLLAAIASCDFPESLQFGRSIHVWHVKLGFSDHSFAVNSLMHMYTICGDLAATFALLGGISVKCDVTSWNTVIVGCTQNGYFQEALESFNLMRKTSVALYNSTTLLNVISACGNLGSSFEGKLIHGLALKTPAGYDVRVQNSLVTMYGRVGDTESARLAFNLTHDHNICSWNCVISAVSQNEDAKRALELFRSLDFEPNEITISTVLSACTQLGVMAYGKQIHGHVFRFGFHKNPFISSALLDMYSSCGRLDIAEKVFLRSSKRSISTWNSLISAYGFHSFGKKAIETFYEMIRLGIHPSNSTFTSLLSACSHSRLVDEGCMYYDHMFSKYRIQPETEHYVCMVDMLGRSGKLREAYDFIKNLPLKSPQPGIWGALLSSCSYHGDVDMGREVARILFALEPENVSYYVSLCNMYVAAGRWEEAVELRTLIHDKQLKKPAGYSVIDVGLR, encoded by the coding sequence ATGTGTGAGGTTTGCAAATTAACCAACATGCGATGGTCGGTGGGCAAATTTCACACCAAATTTCCAACATTAGTTCGCACCGAATCACTTGACaccattttcttcaaaaatacaTCCTTTACCCAGTTACAAAAAATTTATCCTATATTCTTCCAATTTATCCGTTTTTCACTGTATTCTTCGTGCGCCTTTCCTCAAGAAATTTGCGACCATGCCATTTCACCAATCGAAACATCCCCTGTTTCTTCAGGGAGAGGTACGACGCTATATGACGTGTCCCAATTAGTCGACAAAATGACTCACAGAAGACAGAAAAGGTCTGACTATCCACTCTTGCGGGATGTTTTCAAGATTGTTCAAATTGTTACCATGAATCCGAGTGCTGTCAATGCAGCATTGGTGCATGCATTGGCTTTGAAACAAGGAGCTCTTGCTGATTTACCTTTCGCTACTTCTGTTCTCACTGCTTATTCAAGAGCTAAGGATTTTCGCTCTTCCTTGGGTTTATTTGGTGAAATTCTTGATAAAGATGTTGTGTTTTGGAATGCGATGATAACTGCATGCACAGAGAACAAGTGCTTTGGGACTGCAGAagattttttcaagaaaatggtcGGTGAGGGGTATGGATATGATCTAACGACTCTTGTTGTGGTAATGACCGTTCTTTCGAATTTGAGGAGTTCTATAAAAGGCCAAATTGTTCATGGGTTTAGTGTCAAAACAGGAATGCTTAAAGATTTAGTTTTTAGTAATGCTTTGATTGATATGTATGCAAAATGTGGTGACTTGGAGTCATCGGAGTGTATCTTTGCAGGGATAGAATGTAAAGACATAGTGTCTTGGAATACCATTATCAGTGGTTGTCTTCATAATAACTGTCCCTATGAGGCCCTCCGGTACTTAAGACACATGATTACCAGTAAAAATGAAGTTGATTCTGTGACTATATCTTGTTCCATGGCAGCATGTACTTGTTTGCGAGAGTTTGATGTTGGTCTCACGATTCATGGGTGGGGATTCAAATTGGGTTATGCGGAAAGCAACCACGTATCAGTTGCTAACTCACTTATTTCGTTCTATTTTCAATTTCGTGATATCTGTGCTGCAATATATGTTTTTAAAGGAATGGTGATCAAGAATGTAGTTTCTTGGAATGCCATGATCAAGGGATTTCTTCTTATTGGAGAAGTTGGAGAAGCGTTTAATTTTCTACATGTTATGCAGTTTGTAGGATCAACACAACCTGATATTGCAACAATGGTTACCATAATCCCATTCTGTGCTGAACTCTTCCTTCTGCGAGAAGGAAAAGCTGTTCATGGCTTCACGATTAGGAGAGAGATGGTATCAGAATTTTCAGTGATCAACAGTCTCATTAACATGTATTCCAAGAACAATCATGTCATAGAAGCCGAGTATCTATTCATGAACATGCCACAAAAAGACTTGGTTGCATGGAATACAATGATATTTGGGTATGCTCTAAACGGTCAACCTTATCAAGCTCAAACCTTATTCAAGAAAATGTTGGTTTGTTGTTCAAAATGTACGTTGCCAACTCTATTGGCGGCTATTGCATCTTGTGATTTTCCAGAGTCACTTCAATTCGGAAGATCAATTCACGTTTGGCATGTCAAATTAGGTTTTTCGGACCATAGTTTTGCTGTGAATTCCCTCATGCATATGTACACCATCTGTGGAGATTTGGCGGCTACTTTTGCATTATTAGGTGGAATCTCAGTTAAATGTGATGTTACCAGTTGGAACACTGTAATTGTTGGCTGCACACAAAATGGCTATTTTCAGGAAGCTTTAGAATCGTTCAACTTAATGAGGAAAACATCTGTTGCACTATATAACTCGACGACCCTTCTAAATGTTATATCAGCTTGTGGGAATCTTGGATCGAGTTTCGAGGGTAAGTTAATTCATGGTCTTGCTCTTAAAACTCCGGCTGGTTATGATGTACGAGTGCAAAATTCACTAGTAACAATGTATGGCAGAGTAGGAGATACTGAGAGTGCAAGATTAGCATTCAACCTTACCCATGACcacaatatatgttcatggaaCTGTGTAATATCTGCTGTCTCTCAAAACGAGGATGCTAAGAGAGCACTGGAATTGTTCCGTTCCcttgattttgagccaaatgAAATTACCATTTCGACTGTTCTTTCAGCTTGTACCCAGCTTGGAGTCATGGCATATGGAAAACAGATCCATGGGCATGTTTTCAGATTCGGTTTTCACAAAAATCCTTTCATATCCTCCGCTCTTTTGGACATGTACAGCAGTTGTGGCAGGCTGGACATTGCTGAAAAAGTGTTCCTAAGGTCATCAAAGAGGTCTATTTCCACCTGGAATTCCTTGATATCTGCCTATGGATTCCATAGTTTTGGGAAAAAAGCAATTGAAACGTTCTACGAAATGATCAGACTCGGGATTCATCCCTCAAATAGCACATTTACAAGCCTTCTTTCAGCTTGCAGCCATTCAAGGCTGGTTGATGAAGGGTGCATGTATTATGACCATATGTTCAGCAAATACCGAATCCAACCGGAAACCGAACATTATGTATGTATGGTTGATATGTTGGGTCGTTCTGGAAAACTCAGAGAAGCTTATGATTTTATCAAGAATCTACCATTGAAAAGTCCCCAACCAGGCATATGGGGTGCCCTGCTAAGTAGCTGCAGCTATCATGGAGATGTTGACATGGGAAGAGAAGTTGCACGTATTCTATTCGCTTTAGAACCTGAAAATGTTAGTTATTATGTATCGTTGTGTAATATGTATGTTGCTGCTGGAAGATGGGAGGAAGCTGTGGAGTTGAGGACCTTAATTCATGATAAACAACTGAAGAAACCAGCTGGTTATAGTGTGATTGATGTTGGTTTAAGGTGA
- the LOC140961838 gene encoding pentatricopeptide repeat-containing protein At4g30700, which translates to MHFTRALAATKDKNFFFRLLKQTTKLSQLNEAHALIIRSNLSSDQTIITKLIQKLLDLNATAQAKLLFASINSPDLFLYNVLIKGLRESPYESLCVYRSLCWKFQLKPDNFTYSFIIAAFSGFPSIACEKVGVLLHGLVVVSGYGSDLFVGSALVDMYASFSRIEMAYKVFDVIPEPDTVLWNTMISGLVKNCCFYESLHVFQDMTGKTTHFDSTTLAVVISGVAELQEIRTGMMVQALAMKVGCHFHDHVMNGLISLYAKCGDILTAKLLFGLIVNPDLIVYNTMISGFNCNNEIELSVQLFKELVSSRRKVSSSSVVGLIPVFYPFGHLELTCSIHGFCEKSGFLFSSSVSTALTTTYSRLNEIEFARQLFDESPEKTLASWNAMISGYAQNGETEMAITLFHEMQKLDIHPNHVTITSILSACAQLGALSLGKWVHDLIKREYLDSNIYVSTALIDMYMKCGSIEEARRLFDNMGDKNAVTYNSMITGYGLHGHGHEALKLFEKMLLSGILPTRVTFLSILYACSHAGLVEEGEEIFRSMIYDHGFEPNSEHYACMVDILGRAGKLEDALELINRMPIEPGPAEWGALLGACMIHKDANVARLASDKLFELDPNNVGYHVLLSNIYSTNHNYSQAASLRQIVKKRNLAKMPGCTLIEVRGQPHVFTSSDQSHPEAKVIYSMLENLMEKMKNSGYQMETVTALHDVEEEEKELMVKVHSEKLAIAFGLIMSDEGDEIRIIKNLRVCLDCHNFTKFVTMITKRIIIVRDANRFHHFRNGSCSCGDYW; encoded by the coding sequence ATGCACTTTACCCGAGCCTTAGCTGCTACAAAGGACAAAAACTTTTTCTTCCGTTTGCTTAAACAGACAACGAAGCTCTCACAGCTCAACGAGGCCCACGCCCTAATCATTCGCAGCAATCTTTCCAGTGATCAAACCATCATCACAAAGCTCATCCAGAAGCTCCTTGACCTCAATGCAACAGCGCAAGCGAAGCTTCTCTTTGCAAGCATCAATTCACCTGACCTTTTCCTCTACAATGTTCTCATTAAAGGCCTTAGGGAGAGCCCTTATGAATCGCTGTGTGTGTACAGAAGTCTATGCTGGAAGTTCCAGTTGAAACCTGATAATTTTACGTATTCGTTCATTATAGCAGCTTTCTCCGGTTTTCCTTCCATTGCGTGTGAAAAAGTTGGAGTTTTACTTCATGGGCTTGTGGTTGTCTCTGGTTATGGTTCTGATTTGTTCGTGGGCTCGGCTTTGGTGGATATGTATGCTAGTTTTTCGAGGATAGAGATGGCGTATAAGGTGTTTGATGTGATTCCGGAGCCAGATACGGTTCTTTGGAATACGATGATTTCTGGGTTGGttaaaaattgttgtttttacGAGTCGCTCCATGTTTTTCAAGATATGACTGGAAAGACTACGCATTTTGACTCGACTACATTGGCTGTGGTGATTTCTGGTGTAGCTGAGTTGCAGGAGATCCGAACTGGAATGATGGTTCAGGCGTTGGCTATGAAGGTCGGCTGCCATTTTCATGATCATGTGATGAATGGTTTGATTTCTTTGTACGCAAAATGTGGGGATATTTTGACTGCTAAGTTGTTGTTTGGGTTAATAGTGAATCCCGATTTAATTGTATATAATACCATGATCTCTGGATTTAATTGTAATAATGAAATTGAGTTGTCAGTTCAGCTGTTCAAGGAACTGGTTTCTTCAAGGCGCAAAGTAAGCTCAAGTTCAGTGGTTGGTTTAATCCCTGTATTCTATCCATTTGGTCATTTGGAACTTACTTGCTCAATTCATGGCTTTTGTGAAAAGTCTGGCTTTTTATTTAgttcttctgtctcgactgcatTGACAACCACTTATAGTCGGCTCAATGAGATAGAATTTGCGAGACAGTTATTTGATGAGTCACCAGAAAAAACTTTGGCATCTTGGAACGCCATGATCTCCGGATATGCCCAAAACGGGGAGACAGAAATGGCAATAACTCTATTCCATGAAATGCAGAAGCTTGATATTCATCCAAATCATGTTACAATTACAAGTATTCTGTCTGCATGTGCTCAGCTTGGAGCTTTAAGTCTTGGAAAATGGGTTCATGATTTGATTAAAAGAGAGTACCTTGATTCCAACATCTATGTTTCGACCGCTTTGATTGACATGTACATGAAATGTGGGAGCATTGAGGAGGCTAGAAGATTATTTGATAACATGGGGGATAAAAATGCAGTGACTTATAATTCCATGATTACTGGTTATGGCCTTCATGGACATGGGCATGAGGCActaaaactatttgaaaaaatgCTACTTTCTGGGATTTTACCCACAAGAGTTACTTTCCTCTCTATCTTGTATGCTTGTAGTCATGCTGGCTTGGTGGAGGAAGGTGAAGAAATATTCCGTTCAATGATTTATGACCATGGATTTGAACCTAATTCTGAACACTATGCATGCATGGTTGATATTCTTGGCCGAGCTGGAAAATTGGAAGATGCCTTGGAATTAATAAATAGGATGCCAATTGAGCCTGGTCCTGCGGAATGGGGTGCATTGCTTGGTGCTTGTATGATTCACAAGGATGCCAACGTAGCTCGCTTGGCATCTGATAAATTATTTGAGTTGGATCCCAACAATGTAGGATATCATGTTCTACTCTCAAATATATATTCGACGAATCACAATTACTCCCAGGCTGCTTCACTTCGTCAAATAgtgaagaaaagaaatcttgcAAAGATGCCTGGCTGCACTTTAATTGAGGTCAGGGGGCAGCCACATGTCTTTACATCCAGTGACCAGTCCCACCCAGAAGCAAAAGTTATATACTCGATGCTTGAAAATTTAatggaaaaaatgaaaaattctgGATATCAAATGGAGACTGTTACAGCTCTGCACGATGTAGAGGAAGAAGAAAAGGAACTAATGGTGAAAGTTCATAGTGAGAAATTGGCCATTGCTTTTGGGCTTATAATGTCTGATGAAGGGGACGAAATAAGGATTATAAAAAACCTAAGGGTTTGTTTAGACTGCcataattttacaaaatttgtaACCATGATTACTAAGAGAATAATCATCGTGAGGGATGCTAATAGGTTTCATCATTTTAGAAATGGATCCTGTTCTTGTGGAGACTATTGGTGA
- the LOC140960780 gene encoding urea-proton symporter DUR3, with the protein MASSLTNCPPFPYSAKYYHEDGGSCVRQTSFFGGKAVLNQGVGYSVILGFGAFFAVFTSFLVWLEKRYVGSRHTSEWFNTAGRNVKTGLIASVIVSQWTWAATILQSSNVAWEYGVSGPFWYASGATIQVLLFGVMAIEIKRKAPHAHTVCEIVKARWGTAAHMVFLTFCFMTNIIVTAMLLLGGSAVVNALTGVNIYAASFLIPLGVIVYTLAGGLKATFLASYIHSVIVHLVLVIFVYLVYVSSSELGSPTVVYNRLLQATSKTRSCQDPISHIGQACGPVSGNYKGSFVTMLSSGGLVFGIINIVGNFGTVFVDNGYWVSAIAARPSSTHKGYLLGGLVWFAVPFSLATSLGLGALALDLPITASEASHGLVPPATAIALMGKGGSVLLLTMLFMAVTSAGSSELIAVSSLCTYDIYRTYINPNASGKQILKVSRSIVLSFGCFMGILAVILNKAGVSLGWMYLAMGVFIGSAVIPIAFMLLWKKANAFGAILGTITGCLLGITTWLTVTKVEYGRVNLETTGRNAPMLAGNLVSILVGGVVHAVCSFIQPQDYDWESTKQITVVEKENHELSIEEFKEEKLIRAKRWIIKWGVCFTLVIVVLWPMLTLPAGQFNKGYFRFWAVIAIAWGTIASVVIIALPLMESWETIQSVMLGMFTNDRMMEKIEELNLKLQTIVSLLPDAEKMYLLEKEKAKKKEASELEIQIVPE; encoded by the exons ATGGCTTCTTCTCTAACTAACTGCCCGCCATTCCCATACTCAGCCAAGTATTATCATGAAGATGGTGGCAGTTGTGTCAGGCAAACCAGTTTCTTCGGTGGAAAAGCTGTGCTCAATCAAGGTGTTGGGTACTCTGTGATTCTTGGATTTGGAGCCTTTTTTGCTGTCTTCACCTCtttcttg GTGTGGCTGGAAAAGAGATATGTTGGGTCCCGGCATACATCCGAATGGTTCAATACAGCAGGAAGAAATGTTAAAACAGGACTCATTGCCAGTGTGATTGTGTCTCAG TGGACTTGGGCTGCTACCATTTTGCAAAGTTCTAATGTTGCTTGGGAATATGGAGTCAGTGGTCCTTTCTGGTATGCAAGTGGAGCTACTATACAG GTGCTTTTATTTGGCGTGATGGCTATTGAGATAAAAAGAAAAGCTCCTCATGCTCATACAGTTTGTGAAATCGTCAAAGCAAG ATGGGGAACTGCGGCTCATATGGTCTTTCTGACATTCTGCTTCATGACAAACATTATCGTAACGGCCATGCTTTTACTCGGTGGATCCGCAGTGGTGAATGCTCTCACAGGGGTCAACATATATGCAGCAAGTTTTCTTATCCCTCTCGGTGTAATTGTGTACACACTTGCAGGAGGGCTAAAAGCCACTTTTTTGGCGAGTTACATTCATTCGGTAATAG TACATCTAGTCTTAGTCATCTTTGTATACCTGGTATATGTCTCGAGCAGCGAACTTGGCAGCCCAACCGTTGTGTACAATCGTTTGCTTCAGGCTACAAGTAAAACACGTAGTTGTCAAGATCCGATTTCTCATATCGGGCAAGCCTGTGGTCCAGTCAGTGGGAACTACAAAGGATCTTTCGTCACAATGCTGAGTTCTGGAGGTCTTGTCTTCGGCATTATCAATATCGTCGGAAATTTCGGCACTGTGTTCGTAGATAAT GGATACTGGGTCAGTGCCATTGCCGCAAGACCATCATCGACACACAAGGGATACTTACTGGGAGGATTGGTTTGGTTTGCAGTTCCGTTTTCTTTGGCAACTTCACTTGGTCTCGGAGCATTAGCCCTCGATCTGCCAATCACTGCAAGTGAGGCAAGCCATGGACTTGTCCCTCCTGCCACGGCTATTGCTTTGATGGGAAAAGGAGGATCTGTTCTTCTGCTGACAATGCTTTTTAT GGCTGTGACGTCTGCTGGTTCCTCTGAGCTGATTGCAGTCTCTTCACTATGTACATACGACATCTACCGTACATACATAAATCCAAATGCAAGTGGAAAACAGATTCTAAAAGTGTCGAGGAGTATCGTTCTATCCTTCGGTTGTTTCATGGGAATTTTAGCTGTGATATTGAACAAGGCCGGAGTTTCACTTGGATGGATGTATCTAGCGATGGGAGTCTTCATCGGTTCGGCGGTGATCCCCATAGCCTTTATGCTTCTATGGAAGAAAGCTAATGCATTTGGCGCCATTCTTGGAACAATTACTGGTTGTTTACTTGGAATCACAACTTGGTTAACAGTCACTAAAGTCGAGTATGGGAGAGTGAATCTCGAGACAACTGGAAGAAACGCGCCAATGTTGGCTGGAAATTTGGTTTCTATTCTTGTTGGTGGAGTTGTTCATGCTGTATGTAGTTTTATTCAGCCTCAAGATTATGATTGGGAGAGTACTAAACAGATTACTGTTGTCGAAAAGGAGAATCACGAATTGTCGATTGAAGAGTTTAAGGAAGAAAAGTTGATCAGAGCAAAAAGATGGATTATAAAATGGGGTGTTTGCTTCACTTTAGTGATTGTTGTATTGTGGCCTATGCTTACTCTTCCAGCAG GGCAATTCAACAAGGGATACTTCAGATTCTGGGCAGTCATAGCCATTGCATGGGGTACTATTGCTTCGGTAGTCATCATCGCTCTACCTCTCATGGAAAGCTGGGAGACGATTCAAAGCGTGATGCTCGGGATGTTCACGAATGACAGGATGATGGAAAAGATCGAAGAGTTGAATCTCAAGCTTCAGACCATCGTGTCTTTGCTGCCTGATGCAGAGAAAATGTATTTGCTAGAGAAGGAGAAGGCGAAGAAGAAAGAGGCGTCGGAACTAGAAATACAAATTGTTCCGGAATAA